A stretch of Streptococcus sp. oral taxon 061 DNA encodes these proteins:
- the purC gene encoding phosphoribosylaminoimidazolesuccinocarboxamide synthase, protein MSSKLIYTGKAKDIYTTEDEHVIRSVYKDQATMLNGARKETIEGKGVLNNQISSLIFEKLNAAGVATHFIERISDTEQLNKKVSIIPLEVVLRNVTAGSFSKRFGVEEGLDLKTPIVEFYYKNDELDDPFINDEHVKFLDIANDEQIAYIKEETRRINELLKDWFAQIGLRLIDFKLEFGFDKDGKIILADEFSPDNCRLWDAEGHHMDKDVFRRDLGSLTDVYKVVLEKLQDLK, encoded by the coding sequence ATGTCCAGTAAACTTATTTATACGGGAAAAGCTAAAGATATCTATACTACAGAAGACGAACATGTGATTAGGTCCGTTTATAAGGACCAGGCTACCATGCTGAATGGTGCTCGTAAAGAGACCATCGAAGGCAAAGGTGTGCTCAATAATCAGATTTCGTCTCTTATTTTTGAAAAATTGAATGCTGCGGGTGTGGCTACTCACTTTATCGAACGTATCTCTGATACCGAACAATTGAACAAGAAGGTTTCAATCATTCCTTTGGAGGTTGTGCTTCGTAACGTGACTGCGGGTTCTTTCTCAAAACGTTTCGGTGTTGAAGAAGGTTTGGACTTGAAAACTCCAATCGTTGAATTTTACTACAAAAATGATGAGTTGGATGATCCATTTATCAATGATGAGCATGTCAAGTTCTTGGATATTGCCAATGATGAGCAAATTGCTTATATCAAGGAAGAAACGCGTCGTATCAATGAATTGTTGAAAGATTGGTTTGCACAAATTGGTCTTCGTTTGATTGACTTCAAATTGGAATTTGGTTTTGATAAGGATGGCAAGATTATCTTGGCAGATGAATTTTCACCAGATAACTGCCGCCTTTGGGATGCTGAAGGGCACCATATGGACAAGGATGTTTTCCGTAGGGATTTGGGCAGTCTAACGGATGTTTATAAGGTTGTGTTAGAGAAGTTGCAAGACTTGAAATAA
- a CDS encoding phosphoribosylformylglycinamidine synthase yields MDKRIFVEKKADFRVKSDSLVKELQHNLQLKTLNDLRIVQVYDVFGLAEDLFARAEKHIFSEQVTDTVLDEATVKADLEKYAFFAIESLPGQFDQRAASSQEALLLLGSSNDVTVNTAQLYLVNKDIDANELEAVKNYLLNPVDSRFKDITVGIAKQEFSESDKTIPSLDFFETYTAEDFAQYKAEQGLAMEVDDLLFIQDYFKSIGRVPTETELKVLDTYWSDHCRHTTFETELKNIDFSASKFKKQLQATYDKYIAMRDELGRTEKPQTLMDMATIFGRYERANGRLDDMEVSDEINACSVEIEVDVNGVKEPWLLMFKNETHNHPTEIEPFGGAATCIGGAIRDPLSGRSYVYQAMRISGAGDITTPIAETRAGKLPQQVISKTAAHGYSSYGNQIGLATTYVREYFHPGFVAKRMELGAVVGAAPKENVVREKPEAGDVIILLGGKTGRDGVGGATGSSKVQTVESVETAGAEVQKGNAIEERKIQRLFRNGEVTRLIKKSNDFGAGGVCVAIGELADGLEIDLDKVPLKYQGLNGTEIAISESQERMAVVVRPEDVDAFVAACNKENIDAVVVATVTEKPNLVMHWNGETIVDLERRFLDTNGVRVVVDAKVVDKDVKLPEERQTSAETLEADTLEVLADLNHASQKGLQTIFDSSVGRSTVNHPLGGRYQITPTEASVQKLPVQHGVTTTASVMAQGFNPYVAEWSPYHGAAYAVIEATARLVATGANWSKARFSYQEYFERMDKQAERFGQPVAALLGSIEAQIQLGLPSIGGKDSMSGTFEELTVPPTLVAFGVTTADSRKVLSPEFKAAGENIYYIPGQALAQEIDFDLIKSNFAQFEAIQAERKVTSASAVKYGGVVETLALATFGNHIGATVSLENLETALTGQLGGFVFTSPEEIAGVAKIGQTAADFTLTVNGVTLDGHKLDSAFQGKLEEVYPTEFVQATEIEEVPAVASDTVIKVKETVETPVVYIPVFPGTNSEYDSAKAFEKEGAKVNLVPFVTLNEEAIVKSVDTMVDNIEKANIIFFAGGFSAADEPDGSAKFIVNILLNEKVHAAIDSFIERGGLIIGICNGFQALVKSGLLPYGNFEDASSTSPTLFYNDANQHVAKMVETRIANTNSPWLAGVKVGDIHAIPVSHGEGKFVVTAEEFAELRDNGQIFTQYVDFDGKPSMDSKYNPNGSVNAIEGITSKNGQIIGKMGHSERFEDGLFQNIPGNKDQHLFASAVKYFTGK; encoded by the coding sequence ATGGATAAACGTATTTTCGTTGAGAAAAAAGCTGATTTTCGTGTCAAATCTGACTCTTTGGTAAAAGAATTACAGCATAATCTTCAGTTGAAAACTTTGAATGATCTTCGGATTGTTCAGGTTTATGATGTTTTTGGTTTGGCAGAGGACTTGTTTGCGCGTGCGGAAAAACATATCTTCTCTGAGCAGGTGACCGATACTGTTTTGGATGAAGCTACGGTTAAGGCTGATCTTGAGAAGTATGCTTTCTTTGCTATCGAAAGCTTGCCGGGTCAATTTGACCAACGTGCGGCATCTTCACAGGAAGCTTTGCTGTTGTTGGGTAGTTCAAATGATGTAACAGTGAACACAGCACAATTGTACTTGGTTAACAAGGATATTGATGCGAATGAGTTGGAAGCTGTCAAAAATTATCTCTTGAACCCAGTTGATTCTCGTTTCAAAGACATCACTGTTGGTATTGCCAAACAAGAATTTTCTGAGTCTGATAAGACCATTCCAAGCTTGGATTTCTTTGAAACTTATACGGCAGAAGATTTTGCACAGTATAAGGCTGAGCAAGGATTGGCAATGGAAGTGGATGACCTTCTCTTCATCCAAGATTACTTCAAATCTATTGGCCGTGTGCCAACTGAGACTGAGTTGAAGGTGTTGGATACTTACTGGTCTGACCACTGCCGTCACACAACTTTCGAGACTGAGTTGAAAAACATCGACTTCTCAGCTTCTAAATTCAAAAAACAATTGCAAGCAACTTATGACAAGTATATTGCCATGCGTGATGAGTTGGGACGTACAGAAAAACCTCAAACCTTGATGGACATGGCGACTATTTTTGGCCGTTATGAGCGTGCTAATGGTCGTTTGGATGACATGGAAGTGTCTGATGAAATCAATGCCTGCTCTGTTGAAATTGAAGTGGATGTCAATGGTGTCAAAGAACCATGGCTTCTTATGTTCAAGAATGAAACCCACAACCACCCAACTGAGATTGAACCATTTGGTGGAGCGGCTACTTGTATCGGTGGTGCCATTCGTGACCCATTGTCAGGTCGTTCATACGTTTACCAAGCTATGCGTATCTCAGGTGCTGGTGATATTACAACACCAATTGCTGAAACTCGTGCTGGTAAATTGCCACAACAAGTGATTTCTAAAACAGCGGCTCACGGTTATTCTTCATACGGTAACCAAATTGGTCTTGCAACAACTTACGTTCGTGAATACTTCCACCCAGGTTTCGTTGCTAAGCGTATGGAGCTAGGTGCAGTTGTCGGTGCGGCTCCTAAGGAAAATGTTGTCCGTGAGAAACCTGAAGCAGGTGATGTGATTATCTTGCTCGGTGGTAAGACTGGACGTGATGGTGTCGGTGGTGCGACAGGCTCTTCTAAAGTTCAAACGGTTGAATCTGTTGAAACAGCTGGTGCTGAGGTTCAAAAAGGGAATGCCATCGAAGAACGTAAGATTCAACGTCTTTTCCGTAATGGGGAAGTGACCCGTCTGATCAAGAAATCAAATGACTTTGGTGCTGGTGGTGTCTGTGTGGCTATCGGTGAATTGGCAGATGGTCTTGAAATTGATCTAGACAAAGTGCCATTGAAATACCAAGGCTTGAACGGTACAGAAATTGCTATCTCTGAATCTCAAGAGCGTATGGCCGTAGTGGTTCGTCCAGAAGATGTAGATGCTTTCGTTGCAGCATGTAATAAAGAAAATATTGATGCTGTTGTCGTTGCGACAGTGACTGAAAAACCAAATCTTGTCATGCACTGGAATGGTGAAACCATCGTTGATTTGGAACGTCGTTTCCTTGATACAAACGGTGTACGTGTGGTTGTAGATGCTAAGGTGGTTGACAAGGATGTCAAGCTTCCAGAAGAACGTCAAACATCTGCTGAAACACTTGAAGCGGATACTCTTGAAGTCTTGGCTGACCTGAACCATGCCAGTCAAAAAGGGTTACAAACCATCTTTGATAGTTCAGTTGGTCGTTCAACAGTCAATCACCCACTCGGTGGTCGCTACCAAATCACACCAACGGAAGCTTCTGTACAGAAATTGCCAGTCCAACATGGCGTGACAACAACTGCTTCTGTTATGGCGCAAGGATTCAACCCTTATGTAGCAGAATGGTCTCCATATCATGGCGCTGCCTATGCAGTAATCGAAGCAACAGCTCGTTTGGTTGCTACTGGTGCAAATTGGTCTAAGGCTCGTTTCTCTTATCAAGAATACTTCGAGCGTATGGATAAACAAGCAGAGCGTTTTGGTCAACCAGTAGCTGCTCTCCTTGGATCCATTGAAGCCCAGATTCAACTTGGTTTACCATCTATCGGTGGTAAAGACTCTATGTCTGGTACCTTTGAAGAATTGACAGTACCACCAACCTTGGTTGCTTTTGGTGTGACAACTGCAGATAGTCGTAAGGTTCTTTCTCCAGAATTTAAAGCTGCTGGTGAAAATATTTACTACATTCCTGGTCAAGCTTTGGCACAAGAAATTGACTTTGATCTTATTAAATCCAACTTCGCTCAATTTGAAGCTATCCAAGCAGAGCGTAAAGTCACATCTGCATCAGCTGTCAAATATGGTGGTGTGGTTGAAACTCTTGCCCTTGCAACATTTGGTAACCATATTGGTGCCACTGTAAGCCTTGAAAATCTTGAGACTGCCTTGACAGGTCAATTGGGTGGATTCGTCTTCACATCTCCTGAAGAGATTGCAGGTGTTGCCAAGATTGGACAAACCGCAGCTGACTTTACACTTACTGTCAACGGTGTAACGCTTGATGGGCACAAACTTGACAGTGCCTTCCAAGGTAAATTGGAAGAGGTTTACCCAACTGAATTTGTACAAGCTACTGAAATCGAAGAAGTACCTGCTGTGGCATCTGATACTGTGATCAAAGTTAAAGAAACAGTTGAGACACCAGTGGTTTACATCCCAGTATTCCCAGGTACTAACTCTGAGTACGATTCAGCTAAAGCCTTTGAAAAAGAAGGTGCAAAAGTCAACTTGGTACCATTTGTAACACTTAATGAAGAAGCAATTGTCAAGTCTGTTGACACCATGGTTGACAATATCGAAAAAGCTAACATTATCTTCTTTGCAGGTGGTTTCTCAGCAGCGGATGAACCAGATGGATCAGCTAAATTCATCGTGAACATCTTGCTCAATGAAAAAGTACATGCAGCCATTGATAGCTTCATCGAACGCGGTGGTTTGATCATCGGTATCTGTAACGGATTCCAAGCCCTTGTTAAATCAGGTCTTCTTCCATATGGTAACTTTGAAGATGCAAGTAGCACGAGTCCAACCCTCTTCTACAATGATGCCAACCAACACGTGGCCAAGATGGTGGAAACACGTATTGCCAACACGAACTCACCATGGCTTGCTGGAGTAAAAGTTGGTGACATCCATGCCATCCCAGTATCACACGGTGAAGGTAAGTTTGTCGTGACTGCTGAGGAATTTGCGGAACTTCGTGACAATGGTCAAATCTTTACCCAATACGTTGACTTTGATGGTAAACCAAGCATGGATTCTAAATACAATCCTAACGGATCTGTAAATGCGATCGAAGGTATCACAAGTAAGAACGGTCAAATTATTGGTAAGATGGGTCACTCAGAACGTTTCGAAGACGGTCTCTTCCAAAATATTCCAGGAAATAAAGACCAACACCTCTTTGCGTCAGCGGTTAAATACTTTACTGGAAAATAA
- the purF gene encoding amidophosphoribosyltransferase, translating to MTYEVKSLNEECGVFGIWGHPDAAKLTYFGLHSLQHRGQEGAGILSNDHGQLKRHRDMGLLSEVFKNPANLDKLTGTGAIGHVRYATAGEASVDNIQPFLFRFHDMQFGLAHNGNLTNAESLKQELEQRGAIFSSTSDSEILAHLIRRSHNPNLMGKIKEALSLVKGGFAYLLMFEDKLIAALDPNGFRPLSIGKMANGAVVVSSETCAFEVIGAEWIRDVKPGEIVIIDDNGIQYDSYTNDTQLAICSMEYIYFARPDSNIHGVNVHTARKRMGAQLAREFKHEADIVVGVPNSSLSAAMGFAEESGLPNEMGLIKNQYTQRTFIQPTQELREQGVRMKLSAVSGVVKGKRVVMIDDSIVRGTTSRRIVQLLKEAGASEVHVAIGSPALAYPCFYGIDIQTRQELIAANHTVEETCQIIGADSLTYLSIDGLIDSIGIETDAPNGGLCVAYFDGKYPTPLYDYEEEYRRSLEEKTSFYK from the coding sequence ATGACATACGAAGTAAAATCTCTTAATGAAGAATGTGGTGTTTTTGGTATCTGGGGCCACCCAGATGCTGCCAAATTAACCTATTTTGGCCTCCATAGTCTTCAGCACCGTGGTCAGGAGGGGGCAGGGATCCTCTCCAATGATCATGGACAATTGAAGCGTCATCGAGATATGGGGCTTTTATCAGAAGTCTTCAAAAATCCTGCTAATTTGGATAAATTGACAGGAACTGGAGCTATTGGACACGTGCGTTATGCGACTGCGGGAGAAGCTTCTGTAGACAATATCCAACCTTTCCTCTTCCGTTTTCACGATATGCAGTTTGGTTTGGCTCACAATGGGAATCTGACCAATGCAGAATCTCTCAAGCAAGAATTGGAACAAAGAGGGGCAATCTTCAGTTCAACCTCTGATTCAGAAATCTTGGCTCACTTGATTCGTCGTAGCCACAATCCAAACCTGATGGGCAAAATCAAGGAAGCACTCAGTCTTGTCAAAGGTGGTTTCGCTTATCTCTTGATGTTTGAAGATAAGTTAATTGCAGCGCTTGATCCAAATGGTTTCCGTCCTCTGTCAATCGGGAAAATGGCGAATGGAGCAGTTGTCGTTTCCTCTGAAACCTGTGCCTTTGAAGTCATTGGTGCTGAGTGGATTCGTGACGTGAAACCAGGCGAGATTGTCATTATTGATGATAATGGCATCCAGTATGACAGCTATACAAACGATACTCAGTTGGCAATCTGTTCCATGGAGTATATCTACTTTGCCCGTCCTGACTCGAATATCCATGGTGTCAATGTCCATACGGCTCGTAAGAGAATGGGAGCTCAATTGGCACGTGAGTTCAAGCATGAAGCCGATATCGTAGTTGGTGTTCCAAATTCCTCACTCAGCGCAGCGATGGGCTTTGCGGAAGAATCAGGGTTGCCAAATGAAATGGGTCTTATCAAGAACCAATATACGCAACGGACATTTATCCAACCAACTCAAGAATTGCGTGAGCAAGGGGTTCGAATGAAATTGTCTGCCGTTTCTGGTGTCGTGAAAGGCAAACGTGTGGTCATGATTGATGACTCGATTGTGCGAGGAACAACATCTCGTCGTATTGTCCAACTTTTGAAAGAAGCAGGAGCGTCAGAAGTACACGTTGCCATCGGTAGTCCTGCTCTTGCCTATCCATGTTTCTACGGGATTGATATCCAGACACGTCAGGAGTTGATTGCGGCCAATCATACCGTTGAGGAAACTTGCCAAATCATTGGTGCGGATAGCCTGACTTATCTTTCGATTGATGGCTTGATTGACTCTATTGGGATTGAAACAGATGCGCCAAATGGCGGTCTCTGTGTGGCTTACTTTGATGGGAAATATCCAACTCCTCTCTATGACTATGAAGAAGAATATCGTAGAAGTTTGGAAGAAAAAACGAGTTTTTACAAATAA
- the purM gene encoding phosphoribosylformylglycinamidine cyclo-ligase: MTNKNAYAQSGVDVEAGYEVVERIKKHVARTERAGVMGALGGFGGMFDLSKTGVKEPVLISGTDGVGTKLMLAIKYDKHDTIGQDCVAMCVNDIIAAGAEPLYFLDYIATGKNEPAKLEQVVAGVAEGCVQAGAALIGGETAEMPGMYGEDDYDLAGFAVGVAEKSQIIDGSKVAEGDVILGLASSGIHSNGYSLVRRVFADYTGEEVLPELEGKKLKDVLLEPTRIYVKAALPLIKEELVNGIAHITGGGFIENVPRMFADDLAAEIDESKVPVLPIFKALEKYGQIKHEEMFEIFNMGIGLMLAVKPENVERVKELLDEPVYEIGRIVKKTDASVVIK, from the coding sequence ATGACAAATAAAAATGCTTATGCGCAGTCTGGTGTGGACGTTGAAGCGGGTTATGAAGTTGTTGAACGTATCAAAAAACACGTGGCACGTACGGAGCGTGCAGGTGTTATGGGAGCTCTCGGTGGCTTCGGTGGTATGTTCGACCTTTCAAAAACAGGTGTCAAAGAGCCTGTTTTGATTTCAGGTACAGATGGTGTCGGTACTAAACTCATGCTTGCTATCAAGTACGACAAACACGATACCATCGGTCAAGACTGTGTGGCCATGTGTGTTAACGATATCATCGCTGCAGGTGCGGAGCCCCTTTACTTCCTTGACTATATCGCAACTGGTAAAAATGAACCAGCTAAATTAGAGCAAGTCGTTGCTGGTGTTGCAGAAGGTTGTGTGCAGGCTGGTGCAGCCCTTATCGGTGGCGAAACAGCTGAAATGCCTGGTATGTATGGTGAAGATGACTATGATTTGGCTGGGTTTGCTGTCGGTGTTGCAGAAAAATCTCAAATCATTGACGGTTCAAAAGTAGCTGAAGGGGATGTGATTCTTGGACTTGCTTCAAGCGGTATCCACTCAAATGGTTACTCACTTGTTCGTCGTGTCTTTGCAGATTACACAGGTGAGGAAGTTCTCCCAGAATTGGAAGGGAAGAAACTTAAAGACGTTCTTTTGGAACCAACTCGTATCTACGTCAAAGCAGCTTTGCCACTCATCAAAGAAGAATTGGTCAACGGAATTGCCCACATCACAGGTGGTGGTTTCATCGAAAATGTACCACGTATGTTCGCGGATGACTTGGCTGCTGAAATTGACGAAAGCAAAGTGCCAGTTCTTCCAATTTTCAAAGCTCTTGAAAAATATGGCCAAATCAAACACGAAGAAATGTTTGAAATCTTCAACATGGGAATTGGTCTCATGCTTGCGGTCAAACCAGAAAATGTGGAACGTGTCAAAGAACTTCTTGACGAACCTGTTTATGAAATTGGTCGGATTGTCAAGAAGACAGATGCAAGTGTGGTGATTAAATAA
- the purN gene encoding phosphoribosylglycinamide formyltransferase has product MTKRLAVFASGNGSNFQVIAEQFPVEFVFSDHRDAYVLERAENLGVLSYAFELKEFENKADYEGAIVELLDEHQIDLVCLAGYMKIVGPALLAAYEGRIINIHPAYLPEFPGAHGIEDAWNAGVAESGVTIHWVDSGVDTGKVIKQVRVPRLEGDTLDTFETRIHEAEYKLYPEVLEHLGVERKK; this is encoded by the coding sequence ATGACTAAAAGGCTTGCTGTTTTTGCCTCTGGTAACGGCTCAAACTTTCAGGTGATTGCAGAACAATTTCCAGTAGAATTTGTCTTTTCAGATCATCGGGATGCCTATGTACTTGAGCGTGCAGAGAATCTTGGGGTATTATCCTACGCTTTTGAACTCAAGGAGTTTGAAAACAAGGCAGACTATGAAGGAGCCATCGTCGAACTCTTGGATGAACACCAGATTGACCTCGTTTGTCTCGCAGGCTACATGAAAATCGTCGGGCCAGCCTTGTTAGCAGCTTATGAAGGTCGTATCATCAATATTCACCCGGCTTATCTCCCTGAATTTCCAGGTGCTCATGGCATTGAGGATGCTTGGAATGCAGGCGTTGCTGAGAGCGGTGTGACTATCCATTGGGTGGATTCTGGTGTTGATACTGGGAAGGTCATCAAACAAGTCCGAGTGCCCCGCCTTGAAGGGGATACCCTTGATACTTTCGAGACTCGCATCCATGAAGCGGAGTACAAGTTGTATCCAGAAGTGTTGGAACATTTGGGAGTGGAGAGGAAGAAATGA
- the purH gene encoding bifunctional phosphoribosylaminoimidazolecarboxamide formyltransferase/IMP cyclohydrolase has protein sequence MTKRALISVSDKAGIVEFAQELKKLGWDIISTGGTKVALDNAGVETIAIDDVTGFPEMMDGRVKTLHPNIHGGLLARRDLDSHLEAAKDNNIELIDLVVVNLYPFKETILKPDVTYADAVENIDIGGPSMLRSAAKNHASVTVVVDPADYAVVLDELSANGETSYETRQRLAAKVYRHTASYDALIAEYFTAQVGETKPEKLTLTYDLKQPMRYGENPQQDADFYQKALPTDYSIASAKQLNGKELSFNNIRDADAAIRIIRDFKDRPTVVALKHMNPCGIGQADDIETAWDYAYESDPVSIFGGIVVLNREVDAATAKKMHGVFLEIIIAPSYTDEALEILTTKKKNLRILELPFDAQDASEVEAEYTGVVGGLLVQNQDVVKESPADWQVVTKRQPTETEATALEFAWKAIKYVKSNGIIVTNDHMTLGVGPGQTNRVASVRIAIDQAKDRLDGAVLASDAFFPFADNVEEIAKAGIKAIIQPGGSVRDQESIEAADKYGLTMVFTGVRHFRH, from the coding sequence ATGACAAAACGAGCACTTATTTCAGTCTCAGACAAAGCGGGTATTGTTGAATTTGCCCAAGAACTAAAAAAACTCGGTTGGGACATCATCTCAACTGGTGGTACTAAAGTTGCCCTTGACAATGCTGGGGTGGAGACCATTGCTATCGATGATGTGACTGGTTTCCCGGAAATGATGGACGGTCGTGTGAAGACCCTCCACCCAAATATCCACGGAGGGCTTCTCGCTCGTCGTGACTTGGATAGCCACTTGGAAGCAGCTAAGGATAATAATATCGAACTTATCGACCTTGTTGTGGTAAACCTTTACCCATTCAAGGAAACGATTCTTAAACCAGACGTGACTTACGCTGATGCGGTTGAAAATATCGATATTGGTGGTCCGTCTATGCTTCGTTCAGCAGCTAAAAACCACGCTAGCGTAACAGTTGTGGTAGACCCTGCTGACTATGCTGTTGTTCTTGACGAATTATCAGCGAACGGCGAAACAAGCTACGAAACTCGCCAACGTTTGGCAGCGAAAGTATACCGTCACACAGCTTCATACGATGCCTTGATTGCAGAATACTTCACAGCTCAAGTGGGTGAAACAAAACCTGAAAAACTTACTTTGACTTACGACCTTAAGCAACCAATGCGTTACGGTGAAAACCCTCAACAAGACGCTGACTTCTACCAAAAAGCTTTACCAACGGATTATTCGATTGCATCAGCGAAACAACTTAACGGTAAAGAATTGTCCTTTAACAATATCCGTGATGCTGATGCCGCTATCCGTATCATCCGTGACTTCAAAGATCGTCCAACCGTGGTGGCTCTCAAACACATGAATCCATGTGGGATCGGTCAAGCTGATGATATCGAAACTGCTTGGGACTACGCTTATGAGTCTGATCCAGTGTCTATCTTTGGTGGTATTGTCGTTCTCAACCGTGAAGTAGATGCTGCGACAGCTAAAAAGATGCACGGCGTTTTCCTCGAAATCATCATTGCACCAAGCTACACAGACGAGGCGCTTGAAATTTTGACAACCAAGAAGAAAAACTTGCGCATCCTTGAGTTGCCGTTTGATGCTCAAGATGCTAGCGAAGTGGAAGCAGAATACACTGGTGTTGTTGGTGGTCTCCTCGTTCAAAACCAAGACGTTGTTAAAGAAAGTCCAGCTGACTGGCAAGTAGTGACCAAACGCCAACCAACTGAAACAGAAGCGACAGCTCTTGAGTTTGCTTGGAAAGCTATCAAGTACGTCAAATCAAATGGGATCATCGTGACCAACGACCACATGACACTTGGTGTTGGCCCAGGTCAAACCAATCGTGTGGCATCTGTCCGCATCGCTATTGACCAAGCTAAAGACCGTCTTGACGGTGCTGTTCTTGCTTCGGATGCCTTCTTCCCATTTGCGGATAACGTGGAAGAAATCGCCAAAGCAGGTATCAAGGCCATCATCCAGCCAGGGGGCTCTGTCCGTGACCAAGAATCCATCGAAGCGGCTGATAAATACGGCTTGACCATGGTCTTCACAGGCGTGAGACATTTTAGACATTAA